Part of the Tribolium castaneum strain GA2 chromosome 4, icTriCast1.1, whole genome shotgun sequence genome is shown below.
acatttttttcttcaatttaaaCTACACGGACTCAGCGTTCGGCACTGAAGTTGGTGCAAAACCACTCGTTTGTTCCTAGTAGATGACTTCGTACACCGTCGCCTTCTTGTCCCCAGAGCCGGTCACAATGTACTTATCATCCGCAGAAATGTCACAACTCAACACACTCGACGACTCCTTCgactgaaaaaaacaaaatggcAATTGATGTCAAAtagagcacaaattgagagtttctgtgtaattaaaaattaaaaaagaaaaaaattgtaaaaagtgaCAAAAACGAAATAGATACGTTGTCAATAACTATATCTACACAGTAACCTTAACCACAACCTAAATACAGTTATTGTCACCGTATGCCCATCATTATAgagccagcaaatttttaattgatggTTTCTTTGCTAATCTGCGTTAATTACCTGGAATATGCTGGCCCCATAGGGCGTCCTCCACGCGTTCAGCAGATTATCCTTCCCCGTGGAGACAAACCACTTCCCGCAAGCTGCAAATCTCAAACTCAACACACAACTCTCGTGCAAATGTAACTGGTATTTGTCCGGTTTGGTGGCATGTAGCACTTCAACGTTCGAATTTTCCATCCCGACCGCCAGCCACTCGCCCGTGGGGCAATACCCCAGCGAGAAGATCTGCGAGCTGAAGTCGTGCTGTTGCAACTGCCTTCCTTCCCGCAAATCCCAGCTCCGCACGGTATTATCCAGCCCTCCCGTCCACAGCTTAGTGCCATCGGCGGAAATGTCGATACAGGAGGCCCCGTCGGTGTGTCCCTGGAACTGGCGAACCAGCGTCTGGTTGTGCAAGTCCCACACGGCGATGTGGCCGTCGGAACAGCAGCTGAAGCAGACTTTGGAGTCGGGGCTGATGGCCAGCGCGTAACAGGCCGGGGCGCTGGACGTCAGCTCGGCCTTTATCCGGGGCGTGGGGCTCGCCAGGTCCCAGATGGACAGGTTGCTGGCTTCGCCCCCGACGATGAGGGTGCGCCCGTCGGGGAGGAGTTTCACAGATCGGATGTAGTTATCACGTtgctgcaaaaattttatcaaataaggGGTTATTACAAGAGATAGGTTTACATACCAAACAGTCTAATTGCGATACCGGACTCTTGGATCCGGGCTGACTTATATCCCAGACTTTGACACAGCCTTTGCCGCCGGTATAAACGTATTTTGTTGGGTTGGATATTGTCACTGCACAAACCACTTCGCCATGACTCAAAGTGTTTATTTGGCGGGCGTGACGGGGAATTCCGGGACCTATTAACGCGTCCGGAGGGAACGGAACGGGCTGCATCTGGCCGTCGGCACTAACGTGGAACGAGTAAGCTctgcaaaaaaaatactacaatGTACATCACGGTATTCGAATCAAACtcaaaacttaaattatttgtaaaatatttatttgaatggCAATCACAAAAATGTGTTCTTTTCGCATAAAGCCCGACTTTACTTACGGCTTCCCCCCGGGGATGCCCCCGAGTCCTGGCACGACGGGCGCCCTCATCTGCGAGTGCGGATCGTAGCCGACTTGCAGCGGCGGTCGCGGATAATTATTCAAAGCAGGTGGAAGATTGTTATGGAGTCCGCTGTAAGCCCCCGCCGCTGCAGCTGCTTGTAGATCATGTGGCGCTCCTAAAACCATCAAATTATGCAAATGGTCACTCTTACACACCTCCATTACCATTGGACATGCCGGCGAGGTAGGGCGGGTATTGTCCCAACGCCGGCGGTTTGACCACCGGTTTGAGGCCGCTGGCGGCCGACGACGACCCCGCCGCCGACGTGGGAGTGACGCTTTTCGAGATGGGGGTCGACGGTTTATCCCCGTCGAGCTTCTTCGTCGACGGCGTCGAGGCGTTGCTGGAGGTGCCGGAGCGGGGGCTGTGCGGCCCCGGGTGCTCCTTCTTGGGGACGAGCTTATCGATGCCGTTCTCGCGGGGGGACGTGGTGCCGTTGGGGGGCGACACGGGGTCCTCGGAGGCGTCGTCCACCACCAGGTCCTGGTCGCTCTTCTCACCGTCGCTGTGCTGCAAGCCGAACGGCGGTCAGACACCaactcgaattttttttagtggtTGTTTTAGTAAATTAGTTAGGCGTTCCGTTTTGTCTGCGATCGCTCGCATTAAAAAGTTGTGGGATTTATAACGGTGGCGTGATATCAAGATATCAAACAGACACCGTAACGGCCTATTATATGGTAAATAGATCGTACTTGTCGCAAAATGTTAAGTAGCCTACGCGTTCTGCAGACGGCTGCAGGCGGGAGGTGCAGTCGTTGGGACTCCTCACGGACAGTTTTATCGTACTATCACAAATCACACGAATAGCTGCATGTCGTGTACTCCTGTCCTTAAATATACAGTCATGAGACGAGGAATCACGACCGAGAGACGACTATTTGCTGATTAGAATCCGATTCAGGAAGCTGTCAAAGCACGagatttaattcaaatatAATTTAAGGCCCGGCTTCCGTGACGGGAAGACGTTAGGTGGCGCCGCTAGTCGTTACTCGCCAAATTAGAGGCTCAATTATGCTAAACACAGGATTATAGTTTCCGTCGTTTTAAaattaggtcgaaaacagAAGAATTTCCCGGCCTCTGAgccgaataaataaaatatgctAAACTAAAGTCAACCTCGGCACTAGATTAAGATACCCGATGTGATAACTGAAACtacaaaaatagtttaaacTGGAAGATTCGCATAACGATATGCcatgagaaaataaatatgAGCCAAGATTACATAATTATGCATAAGATTGCACACTGGCAGTCTGAAAAttcgagaaaatatttttccagcTTGTCCTTGGTTATTTTGATTAagttgatataaaaataacaatctgTGTTCCGCCTCCGCGTCGTCATAAAgtgtgaaaaataataatgtgtgaaaattttcgtaaaaagcTTAATTTATTCGCGGCACATTTCAGCCAGCGCCTGAAAAAACGCGCCGCTgtcataaataataatcataatggTTAAAATTATTCCTCTCCAAGTTTATGGTCTGACCATCGTAAAAATCAAACCCATCTTGTAATTAATTTCGCGGCGCAAACCTTGAcaacatttacattttaatagcGTTTTATATCgtcgtaaataaatttatctaaaaagaAATACTTTCAATGTTCATTGCGGTTGTGCCATTTCGAGATGAGAAATGCAAGTGCAGttcaattttgttatttaggTCATGTGGCTTTGTAATTTCGAGATGTACTTTCTTGAAATGCTTGTTAGGCGAGTAGTGGTGACGTCTTTCCAACAAccgttttacattttaataaaacattgaaTGCATTTAGTGCACGTCTCGTTTATTTCGTCTTATGTTTATGTCTCAAGCTGTGAACTGCATTACTAAAAATAGAATCCAAGACTGCAATTTGAAATATATCTGCGCCATCATCTTTATTTTGCAactaaatgaaaaatgaaacgtTGGGAATTTATTAGTGGGTTAAAATTGAAACTACGTACTTTGATACTTACGTGTCCCATGTCTTTCTCCTCTTTCTTGGGCTTCTTGTGTTCGGATTCTTGTGGTGTTCGGGGGCGGTACTTCTCTCGCTCAGCAGGAGATATCGAGTTCCGCTGCAAAACAAAACCGGTTTAGTTTAAAACCAGTTTGCTCAAGAACCGGATTTTCTAGTTTGTGCACTATTAGCAAAAGTGTCGATTCAATTAATTAGCGAAAACGTCGGAATGGCATTAAAGTAACCGGGAATTGCAGTCGCGAACGTACTGTTAATAATCCAGTAAATGAGGCGTCTGTCGCGATGAAATAGGTCATGGAAGCTTTGGAGTTTTACAACCCCTCTCCGTGTGTTCCGGGCAATTTCTCGTGCGAGCTTCGAGTCGATGAAGCTTTTATTTCCCCTGGGGAATTTGTCCAAGTCGAGAAATGAAACTATACCGAACCGAAACACGTATTTTGTCACCGGGATGTCTGAATCCGACCGAGAAAAAAGAGGAGAAATGTTCACCTCCGGATCCACCGCATATGTTACCATCAAATATTTGTTCGCCAACTTTTGATATAATGGGAACGGAGATGGCCTTTCCAAACTTCGTAATTGCCAACACGGATCGATAAAGTGACAAGATTTCCAACAAATATAAATATGGATAGCGGAGACATCATTGAGAGTGGCACCGCGAGACGCCTTTACACCCCTTGAGTGCGGTTTTATGCCCTCCCGCAAGAGCACCACGTTTTCAAAGGCTTTATGTAACATTCAACTGTCACCTGTACCCCGAAAATACCCCTAGATATATTGCGGAGTATCGCCGGAGAATACGAAACGtctgttggatataaattatgtgtttatCCTTGTATTACCGATGTTCTTTTTGCATACAAACGTCCAAgttgtagttttatttccACGAGATTTACTCAATATGCTGATTCGACTGCCGGCAAAAACCCTTTTACAGCCGAACGTTTATTAACAACGATTAACATAATCGCCTTCAGTCGCTAAATCGCTCCACTCGCTATGTTTGTTCGGCTTCATGGCCGTAGCCAGGAGACTGATTATTGTCTTGTCCTCATTCCTGCCGCACAATTAATATGCGCAAATGTTCATTAAGCGTGTATGAGGCTTTTCCGAgtagctattaatttttattatcccaTTCAATGACGATCAAAGCAACTTTAATTCCAGGACTTGCAAGGTTGGATCAGTATTTCACTGaatgtttaattaaacgaaGATTAAAGAAGTTTTAAATTGGAAACTAATCACGCCGACCCAAAAGTGTCACTCCTAATGGGagcattattttaatttttgcgcTGTCACATATcgaaaattca
Proteins encoded:
- the LOC655664 gene encoding transducin-like enhancer protein 4 isoform X1; the protein is MYPSTGMNAAAAAAVAAARHPGPPQPGQPFKFTVGESCDRIKEEFNFLQAQYHNLKLECEKLASEKIEIQRHYVMYYEMSYGLNVEMHKQTEIAKRLNAIIAQILPFLSQEHQQQVATAVERAKQVTMTELNAIIGQQRPDLPRLLQQMHAQQLPAHAAPPIPMMPHPGLAGAPPSTAASLLGLSGALGAPGQHPLSMLASKPDLHRPDDVKSNSGINSAEERHRNSISPAEREKYRPRTPQESEHKKPKKEEKDMGHVSIKHSDGEKSDQDLVVDDASEDPVSPPNGTTSPRENGIDKLVPKKEHPGPHSPRSGTSSNASTPSTKKLDGDKPSTPISKSVTPTSAAGSSSAASGLKPVVKPPALGQYPPYLAGMSNGAPHDLQAAAAAGAYSGLHNNLPPALNNYPRPPLQVGYDPHSQMRAPVVPGLGGIPGGKPAYSFHVSADGQMQPVPFPPDALIGPGIPRHARQINTLSHGEVVCAVTISNPTKYVYTGGKGCVKVWDISQPGSKSPVSQLDCLQRDNYIRSVKLLPDGRTLIVGGEASNLSIWDLASPTPRIKAELTSSAPACYALAISPDSKVCFSCCSDGHIAVWDLHNQTLVRQFQGHTDGASCIDISADGTKLWTGGLDNTVRSWDLREGRQLQQHDFSSQIFSLGYCPTGEWLAVGMENSNVEVLHATKPDKYQLHLHESCVLSLRFAACGKWFVSTGKDNLLNAWRTPYGASIFQSKESSSVLSCDISADDKYIVTGSGDKKATVYEVIY
- the LOC655664 gene encoding transducin-like enhancer protein 4 isoform X2; its protein translation is MYPSTGMNAAAAAAVAAARHPGPPQPGQPFKFTVGESCDRIKEEFNFLQAQYHNLKLECEKLASEKIEIQRHYVMYYEMSYGLNVEMHKQTEIAKRLNAIIAQILPFLSQEHQQQVATAVERAKQVTMTELNAIIGQQRPDLPRLLQQMHAQQLPAHAAPPIPMMPHPGLAGAPPSTAASLLGLSGALGAPGQHPLSMLASKPDLHRPDDVKSNSGINSAEERHRNSISPAEREKYRPRTPQESEHKKPKKEEKDMGHHSDGEKSDQDLVVDDASEDPVSPPNGTTSPRENGIDKLVPKKEHPGPHSPRSGTSSNASTPSTKKLDGDKPSTPISKSVTPTSAAGSSSAASGLKPVVKPPALGQYPPYLAGMSNGAPHDLQAAAAAGAYSGLHNNLPPALNNYPRPPLQVGYDPHSQMRAPVVPGLGGIPGGKPAYSFHVSADGQMQPVPFPPDALIGPGIPRHARQINTLSHGEVVCAVTISNPTKYVYTGGKGCVKVWDISQPGSKSPVSQLDCLQRDNYIRSVKLLPDGRTLIVGGEASNLSIWDLASPTPRIKAELTSSAPACYALAISPDSKVCFSCCSDGHIAVWDLHNQTLVRQFQGHTDGASCIDISADGTKLWTGGLDNTVRSWDLREGRQLQQHDFSSQIFSLGYCPTGEWLAVGMENSNVEVLHATKPDKYQLHLHESCVLSLRFAACGKWFVSTGKDNLLNAWRTPYGASIFQSKESSSVLSCDISADDKYIVTGSGDKKATVYEVIY